From one Formosa sediminum genomic stretch:
- the ypfJ gene encoding KPN_02809 family neutral zinc metallopeptidase, which yields MKWQGRRQSSNVDDRRGQSGPSTGGGFGGISPMLLIPLVKMLFSKKGLIVVGIVVAFSVVTGYNPLNLVSGVLGGGQIQTESSNYQATAKDEELAEFSKTILASTEDVWNKLLTNYREPTLVLFTGSVNSACGAASSSTGPFYCPGDEQLYLDLSFFDDMERQMNAPGDFAQAYVIAHEVGHHIQKITGISDKMQQLRGQLSEVEYNKFSVRVELQADFLAGVWAHHSQAMTQMMESGDLEEALNAANAIGDDRLQKQATGRVVPDSFTHGTSAQRMRWFKKGFETGDISQGDTFNANPL from the coding sequence ATGAAATGGCAAGGAAGAAGACAAAGCTCTAACGTAGACGATCGAAGAGGACAAAGCGGACCAAGTACAGGAGGAGGTTTTGGAGGGATCAGTCCCATGTTATTAATTCCTTTAGTGAAAATGTTATTCTCTAAAAAGGGATTAATAGTTGTAGGGATTGTGGTAGCGTTTTCTGTAGTTACCGGCTATAATCCATTAAATTTAGTAAGTGGTGTTTTAGGTGGTGGACAAATACAAACTGAAAGTTCAAATTATCAAGCCACTGCTAAAGATGAAGAATTAGCAGAATTTAGTAAGACTATTTTGGCGAGTACTGAAGACGTTTGGAATAAATTACTCACTAATTATCGCGAACCTACTTTAGTTTTATTTACAGGCTCTGTAAATTCTGCATGTGGTGCCGCATCAAGTTCTACGGGACCTTTTTACTGTCCAGGAGATGAACAATTGTATTTAGATCTTAGTTTCTTTGATGATATGGAACGCCAAATGAATGCTCCTGGAGATTTCGCTCAAGCTTATGTTATCGCGCATGAAGTAGGGCATCATATTCAAAAAATTACGGGAATTTCTGATAAAATGCAACAATTAAGAGGGCAGTTAAGTGAAGTTGAATATAATAAGTTCTCTGTTCGCGTCGAGCTGCAAGCAGATTTTTTAGCCGGAGTTTGGGCACATCATTCACAAGCTATGACGCAAATGATGGAAAGTGGTGATTTAGAAGAAGCTCTGAACGCTGCAAACGCGATAGGCGACGACCGTTTGCAAAAACAAGCTACCGGTCGTGTGGTACCAGACTCATTTACTCACGGGACATCGGCACAACGTATGCGTTGGTTTAAAAAAGGATTTGAAACTGGAGATATTTCTCAAGGTGATACCTTTAATGCTAATCCACTTTAA
- a CDS encoding NAD(P)-binding domain-containing protein, with protein MQTISILGCGWLGLPLATTLINKNFNVKGSTTQTNKLPILKAAGIVPYIVNIESKSIPTDFLNSDILILLITSKNRDAFQQFIKQIETSTIKKVIFISSTSVYPNSNTEVTETSETNQSPLVAIESLFTQNNTFKTTVIRFGGLFGYQRKPGNFIRAHNIIPNPEGYINLIHQDDCIGILISIIEKDIWNETFNACANSHPKRAAFYTKEMAKVGRLHPVLDPDSDNVYKIVSPEKLISAIGYTFKYSNLMDY; from the coding sequence ATGCAAACTATTAGTATTTTAGGATGTGGTTGGCTAGGCTTACCTTTAGCAACAACATTAATAAACAAGAACTTTAATGTTAAAGGCTCTACAACTCAGACAAATAAATTACCTATTCTAAAAGCAGCAGGCATAGTACCATATATTGTAAACATTGAGTCTAAATCAATACCGACTGATTTTTTAAACTCAGACATTCTAATACTATTGATTACATCTAAAAACAGAGATGCTTTTCAACAATTTATAAAACAAATTGAGACTTCTACAATTAAAAAAGTAATATTTATAAGCTCTACTTCTGTATATCCAAATTCTAATACAGAAGTTACGGAAACTAGCGAAACTAATCAAAGCCCTTTAGTAGCTATTGAATCTTTATTTACACAAAATAACACTTTTAAAACTACAGTAATACGTTTTGGAGGCTTATTTGGCTACCAAAGAAAGCCTGGTAATTTTATACGCGCTCATAACATAATTCCTAATCCGGAAGGTTATATTAACCTGATTCATCAAGACGATTGTATTGGTATTTTAATCTCTATTATTGAAAAAGATATTTGGAACGAAACATTTAATGCTTGTGCAAATTCGCATCCAAAACGTGCTGCTTTTTATACTAAAGAAATGGCTAAAGTTGGTCGATTACACCCTGTTTTAGATCCAGATTCTGATAACGTATATAAGATTGTAAGTCCAGAAAAACTTATATCGGCAATAGGTTATACATTTAAATATTCTAATTTAATGGATTATTAA
- a CDS encoding acetate uptake transporter translates to MEQTTLTIKDNSANPGPLGLLAFGMTTVLLNLHNAGFYDMNSMILAMGIFYGGTAQIIAGILESKKNNSFGMTAFISYGFFWLSLVGIILMPKMGIFEGPTVGAMVAYLIMWGIFTSLFFIGTLKINKALQFVFGSLALLFFLLALSDYTENTTLKTITGIEGIICGASAIYAGVGTLLNEVYGRVVMPLGPVNQ, encoded by the coding sequence ATGGAACAAACTACACTAACAATTAAAGACAATTCTGCAAACCCAGGGCCTTTAGGGCTTCTAGCGTTTGGAATGACAACGGTATTATTAAATCTTCATAATGCAGGGTTTTATGATATGAATTCTATGATTCTGGCTATGGGTATATTTTATGGTGGTACTGCACAAATTATAGCAGGTATATTAGAATCAAAAAAGAATAACAGTTTTGGAATGACGGCATTTATCTCTTATGGATTTTTCTGGCTAAGTCTTGTGGGTATTATTTTAATGCCTAAGATGGGAATTTTCGAAGGGCCAACTGTTGGGGCAATGGTTGCCTATCTTATAATGTGGGGCATTTTTACTTCGTTGTTTTTTATTGGTACATTAAAAATAAATAAAGCGTTACAATTTGTTTTTGGGAGTCTGGCACTCTTATTTTTCTTATTAGCTTTAAGCGATTATACAGAAAATACCACTCTTAAAACAATTACAGGTATAGAAGGAATTATTTGTGGAGCTTCAGCTATATATGCAGGTGTGGGGACTTTACTTAATGAAGTTTATGGGCGTGTTGTTATGCCTTTAGGGCCTGTAAATCAGTAG